The Priestia megaterium NBRC 15308 = ATCC 14581 region CTGTCTTCACAGGGAGATATGCTAGCCTATATGTTTTACAGTCGCTATGCGGATGGGTACACAGAGCATGAACTACAGACATTTGAAATACTGGCCAAACAAATCACAATTGCTCTTGAAAAAATTTATATTTACGAAGAGTCTGAGCACGACCGACTGCTATCTCAAGATATTTTAAATTCGATTCAAGAAGGAATGCAGCTTGTAGATACAAGCGGTACGATTCTACAAGTGAATACGAAGATTAGCGAATTGTTTCAATATGAGCATCAAAGCGGGCTTCTTCAGCTCTCTCTCGATCAATGGCTAGATGCTCTCTCTCAAAAAGTCGAAAATATAGGGCAGCTAAGACAATACGTTGAAGCTATTTGTAAGGGAGAGCAAGTAGAAAAGTCTTTTATTTATTACCTGCACACGGAAGGTAAGCGAAAAGTTATAAAAGTTTATAGCGAATACGTGTATCGAAACCGTCAGATGTTTGGCGTATTGTTCGTTCATCGTGATATTACGAAAGAATTTGAAGTTGATCAGATGAAGTCGGAATTTGTAAGCACTGTGAGTCACGAGCTGCGCACACCTTTAGCAAGTGTATTAGGGTTCACTGAGCTTATGCTAAACAAAACATTAAAAGAAGAAAGACAAAAGAAGTATTTAACTACTATTTATCAGGAAGCACAGCGGTTAACTTCTTTAATCAACGATTTTCTGGACGTCCAAAGAATGGAAGCGGGGAAACAAACCTACGATAAAAAGTATCAAGACATTCTTCCGCTTATTAAGCAGGTGATTGAAGTCCAGAAAATACAAACAAGTAAGCATGAATTTGATATGATTTCCGATCAAGAGCATTTTACAGTAATGGGAGATAAAGATAAGCTGCTGCAATTGTTTAATAATGTAATTAGCAATGCAGTGAAATATTCGCCCGATGGAGGGAACGTTACAGTTAAAGTGTATCAAAAGGAACACGCTGTTTATATTGATATTCAAGATGAAGGAATTGGTATACCAAATAAAGCGCTAGGTCAATTGTTTACCAAGTTCTACAGAGTAGATAACTCCGATATGCGCAAAATTGGCGGAACGGGTCTAGGATTAGCAATTGTAAAAGAAATTGTAAAAGCTCATGGCGGAGACATTACTGTACAATCGGAATGGAAAAAAGGAACAACATTCACGGTTGTTCTGCCTCTTCTATATGAAGTTCAGTACGACGAAGAGATGATAAGTGCGAATGATAACCGTAAAAGCGTAGTGATTGTAGAAGATGATAAAAGTTTAGCGACGCTTTTACAGGTAGAATTAAAAGAAAGCGGTTTTCATGTTCGGTATTTTAACAACGGAGAAGACGCATTAAACTCTATTCATCAGCAAAAGCCTGAAGTGGTTGTTCTAGATATTATGTTAGGAGAAAATAAGTTAGACGGGTGGGATGTTTTAAGACACCTCAAAGAAAATATAGAGACAGAAAAAATTCCTATCTTAATCTCATCTGCTTTAGACGAAAGAAGCAAAGGGTTAGAGCTTGGAGTGTGTGAGTTTCTGATTAAACCTTATCAGCCTAGTAAATTATCCAAAACGATTCTCCAGCTGCTTTTGAAAAAACAAGAGCACGAAGGAGAAATTATGATTCCATCAGATAAAGAAGAGTAGAAATTTGGTGAGGCTTCGTTATATTTACGGAGTCTCATTAAACGAAAAGAAAATTAGTAAAGTAATAAAAAAACGTTGAAAACGCTATCAATTTGTGGTTTTATAGTAAGTAGGCATAACATGATGACCTTAGAATTACCTTTTTCCACCTCCTTACATGCGTAAGGAGGCTTTTTTGTATAAATATAGTAAGATAAGATAACAAAACCTGATGCAGAATCGTTTATTGAATTTCAGCTAGTTAAGAAACTGCTCAAGAAAGTTTGATAGTGAAAGGAGTGAAGCTCTGGAAATCATTTTACCAAGGGAGGATAGTCTATCCCAGAAGTGAAGGTAGTTCAATTTTTATAATCATAGTATAATAAAAAATACGGTTATAAAAGCTGTGTTTATTATACATCTTTTATATAGAAGGTAAGGTTGAATTTTATATTTTCTTAAAGGAGGTCTTTCCTTGGATATTGCGTATATAATTGCTGAAGAAAGAATTAGACAAGCAATAAAAGACGGTGACTTTGATAAGCTGCCTGGGGAAGGAAAACCATTAAAGTTAGAAGATTTGTCACATATACCTGAAGAACTGCGCCAAGCGTATAGGATATTAAAAAATGCAAACATGATAACGGATGAACAAGAGCTGAAACGAGATATAGCTACAATAGAAGAATTGATTTCTATATGCACGGATGCTAATGAAGAACAAAGGCTAACAGAGATGCTTACGGAAAAGCGTTTGCGCTTTGAGCAGCTCGTTGGCAAGAAAAAGATGACAAGTTCTGCAGCTTACAGGACGTATCAGAATAAAATTTACTCCAAATTTTTTTATTAATGAGTGTAATGGACCAGACGATCGGAGGGTGAGAACTTGCGGCTGTTAATTTTATTGATCAGTATCATACTATTTATTTCGCTTTGTTTTTATATTTTTGCTCCACAAATAAAACGAGGTGCCCAATCGAAAAATGTGCCGGTTTTATTTATTCATGGCTATTTAGGCAGTCAAAAAAGCTTAGGGAAAATGATTAAACGATTTGAACAAAACGGATGGGGAACTAAAGTAGGTTACTGCGTTGTTCAAAAAGATGGAGCTATTCAGTGGAAGCATATTATGAAAGCAAAAGAGGGAAAACTTCCGCTTATTCATATCGTCTTTAAAAAGCCAGATGCCAGTATTGCACAGCAGCAAAAATGGATTGAAGCTATTATGCAAGATGTACGTGATACATATAAAGCACCTTCTGTTGATTTAGTTGGACATAGTATGGGAGGAGTAACAGCAGCAGCTGTTAGTTTGTCTAACCCTCAGCATATTCAAAAGTTAGTTACGTTAGGATCGCCAATTCAAGGATTAGATTATCAGGAATTAATGGAGATGTATCCTCATGCACGCAATCATATTGAATCTATGGGTGCTCGTGATTTAGCTTTTCACTCTATAGCGTTAAACAAGCTTTATGAAAGTCGTCAAGATTTCTCAAAAGAAATCGACGTTTTTTCAGGAGCAGGAGATGTGGGAGATAAGACAGATGGAGTGGTAACAGTAGAAAGTGCGTACGGACTGCAAGAGTTCACCGAACACATTCATCTCCAAACGTTTCATGAAGCACATTCAGATTTACATGAAAGCTCAGAGGTTGATAAAGCTGTCTATCAATTTTTAAAACGGGATTAAAGGGGGATTACGATGCTTTACTTAATTAGACACGGCCAAACAGATTGGAATAAAAACAAACTTATTCAAGGGCATGCTGATATTCCGCTCAACGAAGCGGGAAAGCAACAAGCTAAACGCGTAGCGGAACGTTTTCGAGATATCCATATTGATGTAATCTATACAAGCGATTTGCTTCGTGCGCAGGAGACGG contains the following coding sequences:
- a CDS encoding DUF1992 domain-containing protein codes for the protein MDIAYIIAEERIRQAIKDGDFDKLPGEGKPLKLEDLSHIPEELRQAYRILKNANMITDEQELKRDIATIEELISICTDANEEQRLTEMLTEKRLRFEQLVGKKKMTSSAAYRTYQNKIYSKFFY
- a CDS encoding alpha/beta fold hydrolase, whose translation is MRLLILLISIILFISLCFYIFAPQIKRGAQSKNVPVLFIHGYLGSQKSLGKMIKRFEQNGWGTKVGYCVVQKDGAIQWKHIMKAKEGKLPLIHIVFKKPDASIAQQQKWIEAIMQDVRDTYKAPSVDLVGHSMGGVTAAAVSLSNPQHIQKLVTLGSPIQGLDYQELMEMYPHARNHIESMGARDLAFHSIALNKLYESRQDFSKEIDVFSGAGDVGDKTDGVVTVESAYGLQEFTEHIHLQTFHEAHSDLHESSEVDKAVYQFLKRD
- a CDS encoding ATP-binding protein — its product is MNNKLKRKSISTQFILLASILLLAFAAGSTVLVVRQKEITADYAQYRAQVREKTQLLSTIDKSMNKAFLQARGFIAFDSEDMYNEAASQQKIIEENFARLSGLAADRRERTFVNEATVMLNTYFNQTLPYFKDIYDKKGIEGVRSSPERNAASKSIEQMQKELDDYQNELTKDLNTQYDDTSSDMQKSQTLFILFLAFTVVILLLLTRILLNKFVKPLSQLAYTASEIAAGKEMPMIFDEHRRDEIGMLSQAFYKMVSTLQNNEQELTAQNEELIAQQDELHSQQDELQHALELTKEREGELELRNLFVHGLTNSLHKQEVLKSAVTNMSRVMKADHGFIMLADEKTHASFGLSSSSVQQMVANPHNNYVDHVQKTKKCMVIKRECIEHERLYHQQTFYLYDVIVPVLSSQGDMLAYMFYSRYADGYTEHELQTFEILAKQITIALEKIYIYEESEHDRLLSQDILNSIQEGMQLVDTSGTILQVNTKISELFQYEHQSGLLQLSLDQWLDALSQKVENIGQLRQYVEAICKGEQVEKSFIYYLHTEGKRKVIKVYSEYVYRNRQMFGVLFVHRDITKEFEVDQMKSEFVSTVSHELRTPLASVLGFTELMLNKTLKEERQKKYLTTIYQEAQRLTSLINDFLDVQRMEAGKQTYDKKYQDILPLIKQVIEVQKIQTSKHEFDMISDQEHFTVMGDKDKLLQLFNNVISNAVKYSPDGGNVTVKVYQKEHAVYIDIQDEGIGIPNKALGQLFTKFYRVDNSDMRKIGGTGLGLAIVKEIVKAHGGDITVQSEWKKGTTFTVVLPLLYEVQYDEEMISANDNRKSVVIVEDDKSLATLLQVELKESGFHVRYFNNGEDALNSIHQQKPEVVVLDIMLGENKLDGWDVLRHLKENIETEKIPILISSALDERSKGLELGVCEFLIKPYQPSKLSKTILQLLLKKQEHEGEIMIPSDKEE